A section of the Pseudomonas fluorescens genome encodes:
- a CDS encoding Na+/H+ antiporter subunit G, which yields MINVSELPLWVEILVAILLLLSSLFALIGAIGLLRMKDFFQRMHPPALASTLGAWCVALASIIYFSTLKSGPVLHGWLIPILLSITVPVTTLLLARTSLFRKRMAGEDVPAEVSSRRTDSGS from the coding sequence ATGATCAATGTCAGTGAGCTGCCACTGTGGGTGGAAATCCTCGTGGCGATCCTGCTGCTGCTCAGCAGCCTGTTTGCCCTGATTGGCGCGATCGGGTTGCTGCGCATGAAGGATTTCTTCCAGCGCATGCATCCGCCGGCACTGGCCTCGACCCTGGGCGCCTGGTGCGTGGCCCTGGCGTCGATTATCTACTTCTCGACACTCAAATCCGGGCCGGTACTGCACGGCTGGCTGATTCCGATCCTGCTGTCGATCACCGTACCGGTGACCACACTGCTGCTGGCGCGCACGTCGCTGTTTCGCAAGCGCATGGCGGGAGAGGATGTACCGGCCGAGGTCAGCAGCCGCAGGACTGACAGCGGCAGCTGA
- a CDS encoding monovalent cation/H+ antiporter subunit D, translating into MSWMNQLIIAPILLPLLTAALMMMLGEKHRPLKAKINLLSSMAGLGIAILMLYWTQKGGPASIGVYLPGNWQVPFGIVLVVDQLSALMLVLTGIIGVCALLFAMARWDRAGTSFHALFQIQLMGLYGAFLTADLFNLFVFFEVLLAASYGLMLHGSGRARVSSGLHYISINLLASSLFLIGAALIYGVTGTLNFADLALKIPLVPEADRGLLHAGAAILATAFLAKAGMWPLNFWLAPAYSAASAPVAAMFAIMTKVGVYTVLRLWTLLFSGQAGASALFGGDWLVYGGMATLLCAALAMLAAQRLERMASLSILVSAGILLSAVGFAQPSLTAGALFYLVSSTLALSALFLLAELIERSRSANELPLDDEAEVLPRPVESQHPPKGTNLDDEQKAVIGQVIPWTMAFLGLSFIACALLIIGMPPLSGFIGKLSLLSALINPLGLGQAVDQPIRPAAWGLVVLLIFSGLASLIAFARLGIQRFWTPEERPSPLLRRLECIPIFILLGLAIGLTFKAEMLMRFTQDTANKLNNPEHYVMAVMATRPVPSPQAQAAAVEVQP; encoded by the coding sequence ATGAGCTGGATGAACCAACTGATCATCGCGCCGATCCTGCTGCCGTTGCTGACCGCCGCGCTGATGATGATGCTGGGCGAGAAACACCGCCCGCTCAAGGCCAAGATCAACCTGCTGTCGAGCATGGCCGGCCTGGGCATCGCCATCCTGATGCTGTACTGGACGCAAAAAGGCGGCCCCGCCTCCATCGGCGTGTACCTGCCGGGCAACTGGCAGGTGCCGTTCGGCATCGTGTTGGTGGTGGATCAACTGTCGGCACTGATGCTGGTGCTCACCGGGATCATCGGCGTCTGCGCCCTGCTGTTCGCCATGGCCCGCTGGGACCGCGCCGGCACCAGTTTCCATGCGCTGTTCCAGATCCAGTTGATGGGCCTTTACGGCGCCTTCCTCACCGCCGACCTGTTCAACCTGTTCGTGTTCTTCGAAGTGCTGCTGGCGGCGTCCTACGGCCTGATGCTCCACGGCTCGGGCCGGGCGCGGGTGTCGTCGGGGCTGCATTACATCTCGATCAACCTGCTGGCTTCGTCGTTGTTCCTGATTGGTGCGGCACTGATCTACGGGGTCACCGGTACCCTGAACTTCGCTGACCTGGCACTGAAGATCCCGTTGGTCCCAGAGGCCGATCGCGGCCTGCTGCATGCCGGCGCGGCGATCCTCGCCACCGCCTTCCTGGCCAAGGCCGGCATGTGGCCGCTGAACTTCTGGCTCGCACCGGCCTACTCCGCAGCCAGCGCGCCGGTGGCGGCAATGTTTGCGATCATGACCAAAGTCGGCGTGTACACCGTGCTGCGCCTGTGGACCCTGCTGTTTTCCGGGCAGGCCGGCGCTTCGGCGTTGTTTGGCGGCGACTGGCTGGTGTATGGCGGCATGGCCACCCTTCTCTGCGCCGCCCTGGCGATGCTCGCCGCCCAGCGCCTGGAGCGCATGGCCAGCCTGAGCATCCTCGTTTCAGCCGGTATCCTGCTGTCGGCGGTGGGCTTTGCCCAGCCCAGCCTGACCGCCGGCGCGCTGTTTTACCTGGTCAGTTCGACCCTGGCCTTGAGCGCGCTGTTCCTGCTGGCGGAGCTGATCGAACGCTCGCGCTCGGCCAATGAACTGCCCCTGGACGATGAAGCCGAGGTGTTGCCACGGCCAGTTGAATCCCAGCATCCACCCAAGGGTACCAACCTGGACGATGAGCAAAAGGCCGTGATCGGCCAGGTCATCCCGTGGACCATGGCCTTCCTCGGCCTGAGCTTTATTGCCTGCGCCCTGCTGATCATCGGCATGCCGCCGCTGTCGGGATTTATCGGCAAGCTCAGCCTGCTCAGTGCCCTGATCAACCCGCTGGGGCTGGGCCAGGCCGTGGACCAGCCGATCCGCCCGGCAGCCTGGGGCCTGGTGGTGCTGTTGATTTTCTCGGGCCTGGCTTCGCTGATCGCCTTTGCGCGCCTGGGCATCCAACGCTTCTGGACCCCGGAAGAGCGGCCTTCGCCGCTGCTGCGACGGCTTGAGTGCATACCGATCTTCATCTTGCTCGGCCTGGCGATTGGCCTGACCTTCAAGGCAGAAATGCTCATGCGCTTTACTCAGGACACCGCCAACAAACTGAACAACCCCGAGCACTACGTCATGGCGGTCATGGCTACTCGCCCGGTGCCTAGTCCCCAAGCCCAGGCCGCCGCCGTGGAGGTGCAGCCATGA
- a CDS encoding Na+/H+ antiporter subunit C — translation MEEVIAIAIGVLAASGVWLVLRPRTFQVVMGLCLLSYGVNLFIFSMGSLFIGKEPIIKDGVPQDLLNYTDPLPQALVLTAIVISFAMTALFLVVLLASRGLTGTDHVDGREPKE, via the coding sequence ATGGAAGAAGTCATCGCAATTGCCATTGGGGTCCTGGCGGCCTCCGGCGTGTGGCTGGTGCTGCGGCCACGGACGTTCCAGGTAGTGATGGGCCTGTGCCTGCTGTCCTATGGGGTCAACCTGTTCATCTTCAGCATGGGCAGCCTGTTTATCGGCAAGGAGCCGATCATCAAGGACGGCGTGCCCCAGGACCTGCTCAACTACACCGATCCGCTGCCCCAGGCCCTGGTGCTGACGGCGATTGTGATCAGCTTCGCCATGACCGCCCTGTTCCTGGTGGTGCTGCTGGCGTCCCGGGGCCTGACCGGCACTGACCATGTGGACGGCCGGGAGCCCAAGGAATGA
- a CDS encoding Na+/H+ antiporter subunit E: protein MKRLFPAPWLSLALGVLWLVLNLSISPGNLLLGAMLGFLAPLMMAPLRPLPVRIRRPGVIIRLFFLVGRDVIISNLHVAWGVLTCGTRPPRSRFVKIPLDLRDANGLAVLSMITSVTPGTVWSELALDRSILLLHVFDLDDDAQFIEHFKQAYERPLMEIFE from the coding sequence ATGAAACGCCTGTTCCCTGCCCCATGGCTGTCGCTGGCACTGGGGGTGCTGTGGCTGGTGCTGAACCTGTCGATCAGCCCCGGCAACCTGCTGCTGGGGGCGATGCTGGGCTTTCTCGCACCGCTGATGATGGCGCCGCTGCGCCCGCTGCCGGTACGCATTCGCCGCCCAGGGGTGATTATTCGCCTGTTCTTCCTGGTCGGGCGCGATGTAATCATCTCCAACCTGCACGTGGCCTGGGGCGTATTGACCTGCGGCACACGGCCGCCGCGCTCGCGCTTTGTGAAAATCCCCCTGGACCTGCGGGACGCCAACGGCCTGGCGGTATTGTCAATGATCACCAGCGTGACCCCCGGCACCGTGTGGTCGGAACTGGCCCTGGACCGCAGCATCCTGTTGCTGCACGTGTTCGACCTGGATGACGACGCGCAGTTTATCGAGCACTTCAAGCAGGCCTACGAACGGCCCCTGATGGAGATCTTCGAATGA
- a CDS encoding K+/H+ antiporter subunit F has product MSALLANAILLSLFLFSLAMVLTLVRLFKGPSAQDRVLALDYLYILAMLMMLVLGIRYASDTYFEAALLIALFGFVGSFALAKFLLRGEVIE; this is encoded by the coding sequence ATGAGTGCCCTGCTCGCCAATGCGATCCTGCTCAGCCTGTTCCTGTTTTCCCTGGCCATGGTTCTGACCCTGGTGCGCCTGTTCAAGGGGCCTTCGGCCCAGGATCGGGTCCTGGCCCTGGATTACCTGTATATCCTGGCCATGCTGATGATGCTGGTGCTGGGTATTCGGTATGCCAGTGATACCTACTTCGAAGCAGCGCTGCTGATTGCGCTGTTCGGTTTTGTCGGCTCGTTTGCCTTGGCCAAGTTCCTGCTGCGTGGAGAGGTGATCGAATGA